Proteins found in one Promicromonospora sukumoe genomic segment:
- a CDS encoding coproporphyrinogen-III oxidase family protein has product MYHWPPKSRWTQELPDSMVWPDFSAYVHFPYCRSICDFCNYETRLINKRGVSSFGAAATAEIRQFGEWADFSKSRLRSVFFGGGTASLMPGDTMAAILDEFRGIGSVEEIPEVTLECEPGTIRSDALAAARVAGVNRISVCAQSFNDDELARITRKHSVADSLRLIDDAVSAGISNLHLDLMYGLQGQSVGDWEKTLRRAVELPFVHVSAYKLYVFKYGAVDRSGQVPRPDEETPEQTARFREMHDLAQAILHEAGYEQYTLTEWARPGYKATYLTDTFSGGAVLPIGPSSFGRANDTVWHNSSYVHQYSQQESWAARRRGIDLSPAEAFKRNVILGLWLLEVDLESPAVLRGSGGSAQLMELLRHQADQGRVDFDGRRVKLRPGQRFDAGQVMRELSELDAEAWLRDEGEPEDPSSNTLNPRMSSLVRILRNDPALYNEVVETPDTTVRRVATGIGDDEVGELIAAVRGDHQAASPAMRELWEQVQSEHVSRRRARARLSD; this is encoded by the coding sequence ATGTATCACTGGCCCCCGAAGTCGCGATGGACGCAGGAGCTGCCGGACTCGATGGTGTGGCCAGATTTCAGTGCCTATGTGCACTTCCCGTACTGTCGAAGCATCTGCGACTTCTGCAACTACGAGACGCGACTCATTAACAAGCGTGGCGTCAGTTCGTTCGGCGCAGCAGCTACCGCTGAGATCAGGCAGTTCGGTGAGTGGGCGGACTTCTCTAAGTCTCGCCTGCGTAGTGTGTTCTTCGGAGGCGGTACCGCCTCGCTCATGCCTGGCGACACGATGGCCGCGATCCTGGACGAGTTTCGCGGGATCGGATCCGTCGAGGAGATCCCCGAAGTCACGCTGGAGTGCGAGCCGGGCACGATTCGCTCGGATGCGCTTGCCGCCGCCCGGGTGGCGGGCGTGAACCGCATCAGTGTCTGTGCACAGAGCTTCAATGATGATGAGCTTGCTCGAATAACGAGGAAGCACTCCGTCGCTGACTCGTTGCGTCTCATTGATGACGCGGTCTCGGCAGGCATATCTAATCTGCACCTCGACCTAATGTATGGGCTGCAGGGGCAAAGCGTAGGGGACTGGGAGAAGACGCTTAGGCGCGCGGTCGAGCTGCCGTTCGTTCACGTGTCGGCATACAAGCTCTACGTCTTCAAGTACGGTGCGGTCGACCGGTCAGGACAGGTACCTCGTCCCGATGAGGAGACGCCGGAACAGACGGCGCGCTTCCGCGAGATGCACGATCTGGCGCAGGCGATACTTCACGAGGCGGGGTATGAGCAGTACACGCTCACTGAATGGGCCCGTCCCGGGTACAAGGCGACCTACCTCACTGACACGTTCAGCGGGGGAGCCGTTCTACCGATTGGGCCGTCCTCGTTCGGCCGAGCCAACGACACCGTTTGGCACAACAGTTCCTACGTGCACCAGTACTCACAGCAGGAATCTTGGGCAGCGCGTCGTCGTGGTATTGATCTCAGCCCGGCCGAGGCGTTCAAGCGGAACGTCATACTCGGGCTCTGGCTTCTGGAGGTTGACCTCGAATCACCGGCCGTGCTTCGAGGATCCGGAGGTTCGGCGCAGCTGATGGAGCTCTTGAGACACCAGGCCGACCAGGGCCGCGTCGATTTCGACGGACGACGGGTGAAGCTGCGTCCAGGCCAGCGATTCGACGCCGGGCAGGTCATGCGTGAGCTGTCCGAGCTCGACGCCGAGGCCTGGCTGCGGGACGAGGGAGAGCCTGAGGATCCGAGTAGCAACACCCTCAACCCCAGGATGTCATCACTTGTACGAATCCTTCGAAATGATCCGGCGCTGTACAACGAAGTCGTCGAAACGCCTGACACGACGGTCCGTCGGGTGGCCACAGGAATCGGCGATGATGAAGTGGGTGAACTGATCGCCGCGGTTCGTGGTGACCATCAGGCAGCTTCGCCTGCCATGCGCGAACTCTGGGAGCAGGTCCAGTCCGAGCATGTCTCGCGCAGGCGCGCTCGTGCGAGGCTGTCGGATTGA
- a CDS encoding dihydrofolate reductase, whose amino-acid sequence MRSIIVIGAVANGRVAGLSGRMPWHAPADLRRFRQLTLGKAVVMGYRTWKSLDGPLGGRRNIVLARERTASAAGAVLAGSLDEALAAVDDETDVCLIGGTEVWSAGLDIADSLRLTHIDADYPGDTFFPAIDLRVWHETDRIETLSAVDGVDRKISFIDYVRGDR is encoded by the coding sequence GTGCGTTCGATCATCGTCATAGGAGCAGTCGCGAACGGACGCGTCGCCGGCCTCAGCGGGAGGATGCCATGGCATGCCCCCGCCGACCTGCGCAGATTCCGGCAACTTACTCTGGGCAAGGCGGTGGTCATGGGCTACCGAACCTGGAAGTCCCTGGACGGGCCGCTTGGCGGCCGGCGGAACATCGTCCTCGCCAGGGAGAGGACTGCTTCGGCGGCCGGGGCTGTCCTCGCGGGTTCGCTAGATGAAGCGCTGGCTGCGGTCGACGACGAGACCGATGTCTGCCTCATCGGGGGAACGGAAGTGTGGTCCGCGGGCCTCGACATAGCTGACTCGCTGCGTCTGACTCACATCGACGCAGACTATCCAGGTGACACGTTCTTCCCGGCGATTGATTTGCGCGTCTGGCACGAGACGGACCGCATCGAGACGCTCTCTGCAGTCGATGGGGTCGATCGGAAGATCTCGTTCATCGACTACGTTCGAGGTGACAGATGA
- a CDS encoding N-formylglutamate amidohydrolase, whose translation MVDIPHAGRIYPSDFEPLVEPNAVALTEDRLVDVLFAPLMDHARYTTVSRVGRSYLDVNRPRDAGSGVFRRRTLDGRKLQADVGVDAARKRLTLWDAYHKNVDTARRRTIAQHGWGVHLNLHSFPSTDWHTAGCPPMPFEIEVGDLNGRTGGRLTRHLVRALHGEGFRVGVNETFKGGEIVRRGRTEQAIDTIQLEVRRDLYLRDDLYLDWSKMISSRRRLMRAIFGAVSEAYAQPSPQKAA comes from the coding sequence GTGGTCGACATCCCCCATGCGGGCCGCATCTACCCGTCAGACTTTGAACCACTGGTGGAGCCGAACGCGGTGGCGCTCACCGAGGACCGGCTGGTCGATGTCTTGTTCGCCCCACTCATGGACCACGCGAGATACACGACCGTCTCCCGGGTCGGCCGCTCATACCTCGACGTGAACCGCCCACGCGATGCCGGGTCGGGGGTCTTTCGCCGGAGGACTCTCGATGGACGGAAACTGCAGGCGGACGTCGGCGTTGATGCTGCGCGAAAGCGACTCACACTGTGGGATGCCTACCACAAGAACGTTGATACGGCACGGAGGCGGACGATCGCCCAGCACGGATGGGGCGTCCACCTGAACCTCCACTCGTTCCCATCGACCGACTGGCACACGGCAGGCTGCCCGCCCATGCCATTCGAGATCGAGGTCGGAGACCTGAATGGCAGGACCGGCGGACGCCTGACACGGCATCTGGTGCGGGCTCTCCACGGCGAAGGATTCCGCGTGGGCGTGAACGAGACCTTCAAAGGAGGCGAGATCGTCCGTCGTGGCCGAACGGAGCAAGCCATCGACACGATTCAGCTGGAGGTGCGTCGCGACCTCTACCTACGAGACGACCTCTACCTCGATTGGAGCAAGATGATCTCCTCCCGCAGGAGGCTGATGCGAGCAATCTTCGGTGCGGTGTCTGAAGCGTACGCCCAGCCTTCTCCTCAGAAGGCCGCCTAG
- a CDS encoding HesA/MoeB/ThiF family protein, with the protein MNAEHPFVVLPREAARRIEDADTNVGELDLHYLPSEDMYVVRRVAKNNVGLKIALPSYQTLNWDGKVFAGQWMKTPASGINESHLDTLRRGADVYAPYPEFKKLLPSLSDPGTRTGLLVTYDPDVPAEWLALGAQRFAAWLVSRDSVKPVPLAVEPVAFGLGQLDGRWPVADLQRANIAVIGVGSIGGAAVQALAQYGVGDVELVDPDRFLWHNMVRHVLGPDAVGRYKVDAMKAVLEKRWPETSVDAHRLDVVEDAHLMRSLFAEVDLVLCAADGIAPRRVVSHLARRAGKPAILACVLDDGAVAEVIRLRPGPRHGCLLCLRKSLRDQGALDAEAAQELDYGTGFVHRPMTAVGTDLHLVGQFAAKAAVATLLEAQHGDHTQRLPDDYATIGLRPPGDMAAPFDLDRALQVNWAGVPPPRPDCTTCHP; encoded by the coding sequence ATGAACGCCGAGCACCCTTTCGTCGTGCTGCCGCGTGAGGCGGCCCGACGCATCGAAGATGCCGACACCAACGTCGGCGAGCTCGACCTCCACTACCTGCCCTCGGAAGACATGTACGTCGTCAGACGAGTCGCCAAGAACAACGTGGGCCTCAAGATCGCTCTGCCGAGCTACCAGACCCTTAACTGGGATGGGAAGGTCTTCGCCGGGCAGTGGATGAAGACGCCTGCCTCCGGCATCAACGAGTCCCACCTCGACACGCTGCGACGAGGCGCCGACGTGTACGCGCCCTACCCAGAATTCAAGAAGTTGCTGCCGTCGTTGTCAGACCCTGGCACGAGGACCGGCCTCCTCGTCACCTACGACCCGGACGTCCCCGCGGAATGGCTCGCACTGGGAGCACAACGCTTTGCCGCGTGGCTCGTCAGCCGCGACAGCGTCAAGCCTGTGCCGCTAGCTGTCGAACCTGTGGCGTTCGGGCTCGGCCAGCTCGATGGCAGGTGGCCGGTGGCCGACCTCCAGCGCGCGAACATCGCCGTCATCGGTGTCGGCAGCATCGGTGGGGCCGCGGTGCAGGCACTCGCCCAGTACGGCGTCGGCGACGTGGAGCTCGTCGACCCTGATCGGTTCCTTTGGCACAACATGGTTCGCCACGTTCTCGGCCCCGACGCCGTCGGGCGCTACAAGGTCGACGCGATGAAGGCCGTGCTCGAGAAGCGATGGCCGGAAACGTCCGTTGACGCTCATCGCCTGGACGTGGTCGAGGATGCGCACCTCATGCGCTCGCTCTTCGCGGAGGTCGACCTCGTTCTCTGCGCCGCCGATGGCATCGCACCTCGCCGTGTCGTCAGTCATCTCGCCCGGCGGGCCGGCAAGCCCGCCATCCTCGCCTGCGTACTGGACGACGGGGCCGTCGCGGAGGTCATCCGGCTCCGCCCCGGTCCGCGACATGGCTGCCTGCTCTGCCTGCGCAAGAGTCTTCGCGACCAAGGAGCCCTTGACGCGGAGGCAGCTCAGGAGCTCGACTACGGCACCGGCTTCGTGCACCGTCCCATGACCGCTGTCGGTACCGATCTGCATCTCGTCGGACAGTTCGCGGCAAAGGCGGCGGTCGCGACGCTTCTCGAAGCGCAACACGGTGACCACACCCAAAGGCTCCCCGATGACTACGCCACCATCGGTCTGCGGCCGCCCGGAGACATGGCGGCCCCCTTCGACCTCGATCGCGCCCTGCAAGTGAACTGGGCCGGCGTTCCTCCCCCGCGCCCCGATTGCACGACGTGTCACCCATGA
- a CDS encoding bifunctional folylpolyglutamate synthase/dihydrofolate synthase has product MLSERFPAVISGEYDLDAIRSLLARLGNPQDRYLSVHVAGTSGKSTTCTFTESILRHSGIRTGLMVSPHVLTIRERFQINGELLEVASFETHLENFLSRLDSIGDMRVSYFEVTTALAFWIFEREQVECAVVEVGLGGLIDPTNTITRPDKIGLISAISLDHTEILGDTVEEIASEKAGIAQPANCVYVIEQSSSVLSTIESVAVARGAEVRIVPVQGEARLPGNYDRRNHLLAAAGAAHALEQLGRASDATPGPVLPAPVGRFDFAEVAPGSGLLVDGAHNQDELRALGARIASSQLEDFRIALAFTDTTDEKLAGMLDAISSMGAPMAVTAYRSRLGGMKRAADPLRVGAIAADRGIRLHIEPSAPLAFQWALEGPSPKGLVAGSLYLAAEAIVWADERTRRNA; this is encoded by the coding sequence GTGCTTTCGGAGCGATTTCCCGCCGTAATCTCAGGCGAATACGATCTGGACGCGATCAGGTCGCTGCTCGCTCGCCTAGGCAACCCGCAAGATCGATACCTGAGCGTGCACGTCGCAGGTACCTCGGGGAAATCTACGACCTGCACGTTTACGGAATCGATACTACGCCACTCCGGGATCAGGACGGGGCTGATGGTTTCGCCTCACGTGCTGACTATCCGAGAGCGGTTCCAGATCAATGGCGAGCTGCTGGAGGTCGCGAGCTTCGAGACGCACCTCGAGAACTTCCTATCGCGACTGGACTCGATCGGCGATATGCGGGTCAGCTATTTCGAGGTGACGACAGCCCTAGCGTTCTGGATATTTGAGCGCGAGCAGGTCGAGTGTGCTGTTGTCGAAGTCGGCCTGGGAGGGCTAATCGACCCGACCAACACCATAACGAGGCCCGACAAGATCGGCCTCATCTCTGCGATCAGCTTGGATCACACCGAAATCCTCGGGGACACGGTCGAGGAGATTGCATCCGAAAAGGCCGGAATAGCGCAGCCGGCCAACTGTGTCTACGTCATTGAACAGTCCTCCTCGGTGCTGAGCACGATCGAAAGCGTGGCCGTCGCTCGAGGTGCGGAGGTAAGGATCGTGCCCGTGCAGGGAGAGGCGCGGCTACCTGGCAACTACGATCGGCGGAACCATCTTCTTGCGGCGGCCGGGGCTGCGCACGCACTGGAGCAACTTGGGCGCGCGAGCGACGCTACGCCTGGACCAGTGCTGCCGGCCCCTGTTGGTAGATTCGATTTCGCAGAAGTTGCGCCAGGCTCTGGCCTTCTCGTCGATGGTGCGCACAACCAGGATGAGTTGCGAGCCCTGGGCGCTCGAATAGCGTCAAGCCAGCTGGAAGACTTCCGGATCGCACTAGCGTTTACCGACACGACAGACGAAAAGCTAGCCGGGATGCTGGACGCGATCTCCTCCATGGGGGCACCAATGGCGGTCACTGCCTACCGGTCACGGCTGGGTGGAATGAAGCGCGCGGCCGATCCACTGCGTGTAGGCGCCATTGCGGCCGATCGTGGAATCAGGCTTCACATCGAGCCGTCCGCTCCACTTGCGTTCCAATGGGCGCTCGAAGGCCCCTCGCCTAAGGGCCTCGTGGCGGGCTCACTCTATCTGGCGGCCGAAGCGATTGTCTGGGCGGATGAACGAACGCGAAGGAATGCTTGA
- a CDS encoding Mov34/MPN/PAD-1 family protein has protein sequence MSPAIHVTTAAWDTIRREVAAGPSHLETGGILLGHDFGDLLQVTVAGDPGRNSQRSRDRFLRDSDHAAQLAARAWEADRAQWLGEWHTHPATPPAPSSIDLASYARHLQDPDLSFDRFLSVIIGLDDQRQALVAAWIITRDVVTPVPIGLGDPQ, from the coding sequence ATGAGTCCCGCGATCCACGTGACCACTGCAGCGTGGGACACCATCCGAAGGGAAGTTGCCGCAGGACCGAGTCACCTCGAAACCGGTGGGATCCTCCTCGGCCACGATTTCGGCGACCTCCTCCAAGTCACCGTCGCAGGTGACCCAGGACGAAACTCGCAACGCAGCCGCGACCGGTTCCTCCGCGACAGTGACCACGCCGCGCAGCTCGCTGCCCGTGCGTGGGAAGCAGACCGTGCGCAATGGCTAGGCGAGTGGCACACGCATCCGGCTACGCCACCCGCCCCCAGCTCGATCGACCTGGCCTCCTACGCTCGCCACCTGCAAGACCCGGACCTGAGTTTCGACCGCTTCCTGAGCGTCATCATCGGACTGGACGATCAGCGCCAAGCACTTGTTGCCGCCTGGATCATCACTCGTGACGTCGTGACCCCCGTGCCTATCGGCCTTGGAGACCCTCAATGA
- a CDS encoding SAVED domain-containing protein, whose protein sequence is MTGTTEFDHTDPVFISYRHSDGTQPTAELAWLLRAAGIPVWRDIDDLPPGDTNERLKQAIDSGLSGAVLVVTPDAEHSRVIREVEAPRLINLHRAYDDFALGIVNAVQKGSGSVDYGAPDRVLGQSAVSLTGVDQKDSTREGLIALVRGMVFHRIAHRRSAVQSNDATFNLTVQTRNTPQVYDRTGSELDIRVRPSTHERLPSSDGLTDLADVIQLLPTAVTRAGAKRVRITGGAHLTVALALGMALPTSRIGQLEVIDQRGQAWTGDGIARMPDTPTLAVAATGASHELNSLAGRPRVAVYLDLMSPRSDTAFQRYVDENQSALATWTHLRHITDGPLDPARAGELAAEAAYRIREFSSANANAAVDLLVRGPFAMAILVGSLLNTVRVTAYEWDDTQRPSYVPTLRLLSSTTGGAVREVLL, encoded by the coding sequence ATGACCGGAACAACCGAGTTCGATCACACTGATCCGGTCTTCATCTCCTACCGCCACAGCGACGGCACCCAACCCACTGCCGAGCTCGCTTGGCTCCTGCGCGCGGCAGGCATCCCCGTGTGGCGTGACATCGATGACCTCCCTCCCGGCGACACCAACGAGCGTCTCAAGCAGGCCATCGACTCCGGGCTCTCCGGCGCCGTCCTTGTCGTCACCCCTGACGCCGAACACAGTCGCGTCATCCGCGAGGTCGAAGCACCGCGCCTCATCAACCTGCACCGGGCCTACGACGACTTCGCCCTCGGTATCGTCAACGCCGTCCAGAAGGGCTCCGGATCTGTCGACTACGGCGCACCCGACCGCGTACTTGGTCAGAGCGCCGTTTCCCTCACAGGCGTCGACCAGAAGGACAGCACGCGCGAAGGCCTCATCGCACTGGTACGGGGCATGGTGTTCCACCGCATCGCGCATCGGCGCTCCGCAGTCCAGTCGAACGATGCAACGTTCAACCTCACGGTCCAGACCCGCAACACTCCGCAGGTCTACGACCGCACGGGCAGTGAACTCGACATCCGCGTCCGCCCCTCAACGCACGAGCGGCTGCCGAGCAGCGACGGCCTGACAGATCTCGCCGATGTCATCCAGCTCCTCCCGACCGCCGTCACTCGAGCGGGTGCCAAGCGCGTCAGAATCACCGGCGGCGCCCACCTCACGGTGGCTCTCGCCCTCGGCATGGCGCTGCCAACTTCGCGTATCGGCCAGCTTGAGGTGATCGACCAACGCGGGCAGGCGTGGACTGGTGACGGCATCGCACGGATGCCCGACACACCGACCCTTGCCGTCGCAGCAACCGGTGCCAGTCACGAGCTCAACAGCCTCGCCGGCCGCCCCCGCGTCGCGGTCTACCTCGACCTGATGTCCCCACGCAGCGACACCGCCTTCCAGAGATACGTCGACGAGAACCAGTCCGCCCTGGCCACATGGACACACCTGCGACACATCACCGACGGCCCTCTCGACCCGGCCAGGGCCGGCGAGCTGGCTGCCGAAGCGGCCTACCGCATCCGTGAGTTCTCCAGCGCCAACGCCAACGCCGCGGTCGACCTGCTGGTCCGCGGCCCGTTTGCCATGGCGATCCTCGTCGGATCTCTCCTCAACACCGTACGTGTCACCGCCTACGAATGGGACGACACCCAACGCCCCTCTTACGTCCCTACCCTCCGACTGCTCTCGTCGACGACAGGAGGCGCCGTTCGAGAGGTGCTCCTCTGA
- a CDS encoding tetratricopeptide repeat protein, with protein sequence MDGLRLRPGWWLVAAGFAALAAGVFAIAEGSVPLLVLGVLTGSVSAAAPFVTRWWHARQARQAARRAVIESSALLRREGGPASLLTPDRQVVPFQGRTGELEALVRWCLEDGSPLRLVTGPGGVGKSRLAAELKELMTRQGWDCVAVGEEQEATILARVRDSTTAPVLLIVDYADTRHELDDLVRQVAADPSGVRVLLIARSAGEWWQRLAVGEPHVREMLQDAYDGIDLPVQIDSAVTDRQIVREAATAFAGQLGIPAPQVQLGGGEHGQGRVLDLHAAGLVAVLRTQRSQDSTTGEGPLAVDVADVLTDLLRHEQRHWVGTADQVGLLEGPEGLTVEVLRHVVAAVYLAPPSDEAEARRLLARVDPGAATVKVLRWLRDLYPARDTEHWVGTLQPDRMAELHLVTELSASPTLTASLLEDLDGRNARHAVAVLARSVADHFSDQAVRARALHLLDHAIGALPDDLELLRSVSAVIPYPSEVLTQSDLTVLYRILHLIDPADTAARSWVLHDIGMRLYRLGRLAQAIGPLSEAVDARRALADADPARHEAQLAASLRYAGVVLSELGRAHDALPPTLEAVEIEERLARSDRTTHLPHLARTLCDLGTRYHEAGLPQQAIAPLQESVNLNQDLARSEPERATPHLARSLMNLAIAQNMLGQPAQALPAIQHTVQIRRALARENPDAELVFLARALTELSSCLVNNGQPQDGIAPAQESVEVRRRLAETNPERHTPDLAKSLRQAATAHRDAGHTTQPDHAYREAITIERDLVSQHPDHNTFTALAESLAGLARMQLASGQPADALAPAQEAARLFDWRTSDTRPENLLPAARSLATVLHTIADVLDANGYRTEAQARRGEAAALLQG encoded by the coding sequence ATGGATGGGTTGCGTCTGCGCCCCGGGTGGTGGTTGGTGGCGGCCGGGTTCGCGGCTCTGGCGGCGGGGGTCTTCGCGATCGCGGAGGGCAGCGTGCCGTTGCTGGTCCTGGGTGTGCTCACCGGGAGCGTCTCGGCGGCCGCTCCGTTCGTGACGCGGTGGTGGCATGCCCGCCAGGCACGGCAGGCCGCGCGGCGGGCCGTGATCGAGTCGTCCGCGCTGCTGCGGCGTGAGGGCGGCCCGGCGAGCCTGCTGACCCCGGACCGTCAGGTCGTCCCGTTCCAGGGCAGGACCGGTGAGCTGGAGGCGCTGGTGCGCTGGTGCCTCGAGGACGGTTCTCCCCTGCGTCTTGTCACCGGGCCGGGCGGTGTCGGCAAGAGCCGGCTGGCGGCCGAGCTCAAGGAGCTGATGACCCGGCAGGGCTGGGACTGTGTCGCGGTCGGCGAGGAGCAGGAGGCCACGATCCTGGCACGGGTGCGCGACTCGACCACCGCACCGGTGCTGCTGATCGTCGACTACGCCGACACCCGTCACGAGCTCGATGACCTGGTGCGGCAGGTCGCCGCGGACCCGTCCGGTGTGCGGGTGCTGCTCATCGCACGCAGCGCGGGCGAGTGGTGGCAACGCCTGGCGGTCGGTGAACCGCATGTCCGGGAGATGCTCCAGGACGCGTACGACGGGATCGACCTGCCCGTGCAGATCGACTCGGCCGTCACCGACCGGCAGATCGTCCGCGAGGCTGCGACCGCGTTCGCCGGCCAGCTCGGCATCCCTGCACCGCAGGTCCAGCTCGGCGGTGGGGAACACGGGCAAGGTCGCGTCCTGGACCTGCACGCGGCAGGTCTGGTCGCGGTTCTGCGCACGCAACGCTCACAGGACAGCACCACCGGCGAGGGACCGTTGGCGGTCGACGTTGCCGATGTGCTGACCGACCTGCTCCGGCACGAGCAGCGGCACTGGGTCGGCACCGCCGACCAGGTCGGGCTCCTGGAAGGGCCAGAAGGCCTGACCGTCGAGGTGCTGCGCCATGTCGTGGCCGCCGTCTACCTCGCCCCGCCGTCCGACGAGGCCGAAGCACGCCGGCTCCTGGCCCGGGTCGATCCCGGGGCGGCCACCGTCAAGGTGCTGCGCTGGTTGCGTGACCTGTACCCGGCCCGCGACACCGAGCACTGGGTCGGGACCCTGCAGCCGGACCGCATGGCCGAGCTCCACCTGGTCACCGAGCTCAGCGCGTCGCCCACCCTGACGGCGAGCCTGCTGGAGGACCTCGACGGACGCAACGCACGCCACGCCGTCGCTGTCCTGGCCCGGTCGGTGGCCGATCACTTCTCCGATCAGGCCGTCCGTGCCCGCGCCCTGCACCTCTTGGACCACGCGATCGGTGCACTCCCAGACGACCTGGAACTGTTGCGGTCGGTCTCCGCGGTCATCCCCTACCCCTCCGAGGTCCTGACCCAGTCCGACCTGACCGTCCTGTACCGGATCCTGCACCTGATCGACCCTGCCGACACTGCCGCCAGGTCCTGGGTCCTGCACGACATCGGGATGCGCCTGTACCGGCTCGGGCGCCTGGCCCAGGCCATCGGACCCCTCTCCGAAGCCGTCGACGCACGCCGTGCACTAGCAGACGCAGATCCCGCCCGGCACGAGGCCCAGCTCGCAGCCTCCCTGCGCTACGCCGGCGTGGTCCTGTCCGAGCTCGGTAGAGCACATGACGCGCTGCCCCCGACGCTCGAGGCCGTCGAGATCGAGGAACGCCTGGCCCGCAGCGACCGGACCACCCACCTGCCCCACCTCGCCCGGACCCTGTGCGACCTCGGCACCAGGTACCACGAGGCCGGTCTCCCCCAGCAAGCCATTGCCCCGCTGCAAGAGTCGGTGAACCTGAACCAGGACCTGGCCCGCAGCGAACCCGAACGCGCCACACCACACCTGGCCCGGTCACTGATGAACCTCGCCATCGCGCAGAACATGCTCGGCCAGCCCGCCCAGGCACTACCCGCGATCCAGCACACCGTGCAGATCCGCCGTGCCCTGGCCCGCGAGAACCCCGACGCCGAGCTCGTCTTCCTCGCCCGAGCCCTGACCGAGCTGTCCTCCTGCCTGGTCAACAACGGCCAACCCCAGGACGGCATCGCACCCGCACAGGAATCGGTCGAGGTCCGTCGCCGGCTCGCCGAGACCAACCCCGAACGTCACACCCCCGACCTCGCCAAGTCCCTCCGCCAGGCCGCCACCGCACACCGCGACGCCGGCCACACCACCCAGCCCGACCACGCCTACCGCGAGGCCATCACCATCGAACGCGACCTGGTCAGCCAGCACCCCGACCACAACACCTTCACCGCACTGGCCGAATCCCTGGCAGGCCTGGCCCGCATGCAGCTAGCGTCCGGGCAGCCCGCCGACGCGCTCGCCCCGGCACAGGAAGCGGCACGTCTCTTCGACTGGCGCACCAGCGACACCCGGCCCGAGAACCTCCTGCCCGCAGCACGATCGCTCGCCACCGTGCTGCACACCATCGCCGATGTCCTGGACGCCAACGGTTACCGAACCGAAGCCCAAGCACGCAGGGGCGAGGCCGCAGCGCTGTTGCAGGGCTGA
- a CDS encoding class I SAM-dependent methyltransferase, with protein MSGPVENNDMALSLFHRYSDTRAKTISSLTALWAGRLAGTENPHIVDFGAGDGQLLAHCLRQIGTRARVTVVEPEDELAARALVDLRERGHQASRRSDIKAAVSDRPANAILAAHVLFYVTDLSGWMHSALEGLAPAGSVSIVMRNPGCDAFRLRALVRAREGTPPRFTSSSIERFARQAAVTCSSTEIKSTLEIPCQSPPKIENVPAASQNEDLAALVCWMTALPFHLPMAPGLHLELSDYLSTRWSDGVIKLDLIDDLLELARDA; from the coding sequence ATGAGCGGGCCTGTCGAAAACAATGACATGGCGCTGTCGCTATTTCACCGGTATTCGGATACAAGAGCCAAGACCATCAGTTCTCTCACAGCGCTGTGGGCCGGCCGGCTGGCGGGGACCGAGAATCCGCACATCGTAGATTTCGGTGCAGGTGATGGGCAGCTGCTCGCTCACTGCTTGCGACAGATCGGAACTCGCGCACGGGTAACGGTTGTTGAGCCCGAGGATGAGCTCGCCGCTCGGGCACTGGTGGACCTTCGTGAAAGGGGGCACCAGGCTTCGCGGAGGTCTGACATCAAGGCTGCCGTGAGCGACCGGCCCGCGAACGCGATACTTGCTGCTCACGTCCTCTTCTACGTGACAGATTTGTCCGGATGGATGCACAGCGCGCTGGAAGGACTCGCCCCAGCGGGCTCGGTCAGTATCGTCATGCGAAACCCAGGATGCGACGCTTTCCGACTCCGTGCCCTGGTACGTGCTCGCGAGGGGACACCTCCGCGATTCACCTCGAGCAGCATCGAGAGATTCGCTCGGCAGGCCGCGGTCACCTGTTCAAGCACCGAAATCAAGTCCACACTAGAAATCCCGTGCCAGTCGCCCCCGAAGATTGAGAACGTTCCCGCCGCATCACAGAACGAAGACCTCGCGGCGCTGGTGTGTTGGATGACCGCGCTGCCATTCCACCTGCCGATGGCACCGGGACTGCATCTCGAGCTCAGTGACTACCTGAGCACACGGTGGTCGGACGGAGTGATCAAGCTTGATCTGATCGACGATCTGCTGGAGCTAGCTCGTGACGCATAG